Proteins encoded within one genomic window of Cytophagales bacterium:
- a CDS encoding sulfotransferase, translating to MRFNAIQFIGTQRSGSNLLRLMLDSHADISAPHPPHLLKTFYPLLSYYGDFQRLDNRTSLVNDMCDWVDANPVPWEGVALDRNKIVASTSSIIDIFRQLYEARMQHDGANIWCCKSTFNINYVADMESAIRPFYIYLYRDGRDVATSFKKAIVGPKHVYHLAQKWADEQKAVRDFLVGVSPERYMVLAYEDLLIKPETCIQQICDKLGITYDPKMLQFYISNESRRTADSGEMWKNVLNPVMKDNTGKYLKELSETEIALFESVAGVALKELGYSKVSGKSVAYESDIPSFEIQNQQLQEAARSNASDQDKEKRAGQKLLLKQIKSRLGIVEQQPNLA from the coding sequence ATGAGGTTCAATGCAATTCAATTCATAGGTACACAACGATCCGGTTCTAATCTACTCAGGTTGATGCTTGATTCACATGCGGATATTTCTGCACCACATCCACCTCATTTATTAAAAACGTTTTATCCGTTGTTGTCATACTACGGTGATTTTCAGCGTTTGGATAATAGAACCAGCTTGGTCAACGATATGTGTGATTGGGTAGATGCCAATCCGGTTCCCTGGGAAGGAGTAGCACTTGATCGGAATAAAATTGTCGCAAGCACTTCAAGTATCATCGATATTTTCCGTCAGCTTTATGAAGCACGAATGCAACATGACGGAGCCAATATCTGGTGTTGTAAAAGCACGTTTAACATCAATTATGTAGCAGACATGGAATCGGCCATCAGGCCATTTTACATTTATTTATACCGAGATGGTCGAGATGTAGCAACTTCCTTTAAGAAGGCCATTGTAGGCCCTAAGCACGTTTACCATTTGGCTCAAAAATGGGCTGATGAGCAAAAGGCTGTCAGAGATTTTCTGGTTGGGGTTTCACCAGAGAGGTACATGGTGTTGGCCTATGAGGACCTGCTCATAAAGCCTGAAACGTGTATCCAGCAAATTTGCGACAAACTAGGGATTACATATGATCCCAAAATGCTCCAATTCTACATATCCAATGAGTCGCGTCGAACTGCAGATTCGGGTGAGATGTGGAAGAATGTACTTAACCCAGTCATGAAGGACAACACAGGAAAATATTTAAAGGAGCTTTCAGAAACGGAGATTGCTTTATTTGAAAGTGTTGCAGGTGTAGCATTAAAAGAGCTAGGGTATTCGAAAGTTTCTGGTAAAAGTGTGGCTTACGAAAGTGATATTCCTTCTTTCGAGATACAGAATCAACAACTTCAGGAGGCAGCCAGAAGTAATGCTTCGGACCAGGATAAAGAAAAACGTGCTGGTCAAAAACTACTCTTGAAGCAAATAAAATCTCGATTAGGGATTGTGGAGCAGCAGCCAAATCTGGCTTAG
- the chrA gene encoding chromate efflux transporter, which translates to MENKVSLWYLVKVFLFIGVTAFGGYTALVAIIRKRLVEQDRVLDDRLIMDSITLASVLPGPLAVNITTYIGFYLKGWAGALLSMAAVLFPSVLLMMLLAEFQSNFNEIGLIAAFLEGVLPVIAAIIFSVAFKMAKKNIKTWWQWVIFLATAISAFLLKGYIVFIITIVLAGFIGLFLGEKETSKTDVDMSKKVRSAVIGVVVIAAAFLLISFLWGEEAILLNTFSKVSLTLFGGGYVMIPVLHDLVVEQNQWLASSEFAQAIAFGQITPGPILVSATFVGYKVSGILGALVATVGIFLPSALLIILVGVFYQSISGLAVISKLFKGISPAIIGFIVFSISLIIPFNELDWFAGLVLIVSAVAITKFNINFFWLMLIFGTGSVLLDLFLSNS; encoded by the coding sequence TTGGAGAATAAGGTTTCTTTGTGGTATCTCGTTAAAGTATTCCTGTTTATCGGAGTAACGGCCTTCGGAGGTTATACCGCACTAGTAGCCATCATCAGGAAGCGATTAGTCGAGCAGGATCGGGTCCTGGATGATCGATTGATCATGGATAGTATCACACTAGCGTCCGTTCTCCCCGGTCCATTAGCGGTAAATATCACCACTTACATCGGATTCTATTTGAAGGGTTGGGCAGGAGCATTGCTGTCCATGGCTGCCGTATTGTTTCCTTCAGTATTGCTGATGATGCTATTAGCTGAATTCCAGAGCAATTTCAACGAAATTGGATTAATCGCTGCTTTTCTGGAAGGTGTACTCCCTGTAATTGCAGCCATTATTTTTTCGGTGGCTTTCAAAATGGCTAAAAAGAACATCAAAACATGGTGGCAGTGGGTCATATTTCTAGCGACTGCTATCAGTGCATTCCTATTAAAAGGATATATCGTGTTCATCATCACCATTGTACTGGCTGGATTCATTGGGTTATTCTTGGGGGAGAAGGAAACGTCTAAGACCGACGTGGACATGAGTAAAAAAGTCAGGTCTGCAGTTATAGGAGTAGTGGTTATTGCAGCTGCTTTTCTATTGATCTCGTTTCTTTGGGGAGAAGAGGCAATACTGCTAAATACTTTTTCAAAGGTGAGCCTTACGTTATTTGGTGGGGGTTATGTCATGATACCCGTATTGCATGATTTAGTTGTGGAACAAAATCAATGGCTGGCTTCTTCAGAATTCGCTCAGGCCATAGCCTTCGGGCAGATTACTCCAGGACCAATATTGGTGTCAGCCACTTTTGTTGGATACAAGGTGTCTGGTATACTGGGAGCGTTAGTAGCTACAGTAGGAATATTTTTACCATCCGCCTTATTGATCATTCTGGTAGGTGTTTTTTATCAGTCCATCAGCGGATTGGCGGTAATCAGCAAGTTGTTTAAAGGGATCAGTCCGGCCATTATTGGTTTCATCGTATTTTCCATTTCACTTATCATTCCTTTCAATGAACTGGATTGGTTTGCAGGACTGGTACTGATTGTTTCAGCTGTAGCCATCACAAAATTCAATATCAATTTCTTTTGGTTGATGTTGATCTTTGGAACAGGCAGTGTCTTGTTGGATCTATTCCTATCAAATTCATGA